Proteins encoded together in one Penicillium digitatum chromosome 1, complete sequence window:
- a CDS encoding Peroxiredoxin-6: MASRIGPQMFRAFRAAPWPSWSAQVPRAPAFRRCISASMEQPRLRLGSIAPNFKALTTQGEIDFHEFIGDKWTILFSHPADFTPVCTTELGTFARLQKEFDARGVKMIGLSANELGSHDQWIKDINEVGSTEVQFPIIADADRKIAFLYDMIDEDSLGQKEIVFTIRSVFIIDPSKKIRLAMMYPASTGRNSAEVLRVIDSLQTGDKKGVTTPIDWNVGDDVILPPSVSTADAKKKFGEVREVKPYLRYTKI; the protein is encoded by the exons ATGGCTTCCAGAATTGGCCCTCAGATGTTCCGTGCATTCAGAGCTGCTCCATGGCCCTCGTGGTCTGCACAGGTGCCTCGTGCGCCCGCTTTCCGCCGCTGCATCTCGGCCAGCATGGAACAACCGCGTCTGCGCCTGGGCTCAATCG CCCCAAACTTCAAGGCACTGACTACTCAGGGCGAGATTGACTTCCACGAATTCATCGGTGACAAGTGGACCATCCTCTTTTCACACCCAGCAGATTTCACACCC GTGTGTACAACCGAATTGGGCACCTTCGCTCGACTTCAGAAGGAGTTCGATGCACGCGGGGTCAAGATGATCGGATTG AGTGCCAATGAGCTCGGTTCCCACGACCAGTGGATTAAAGACATCAATGAAGTCGGCTCCACAGAAGTCCAATTCCCAATCATTGCCGATGCTGATCGCAAAATTGCCTTCCTCTACGATATGATCGACGAGGATAGCCTCGGGCAGAAGGAAATCGTCTTCACTATTCGCTCCGTGTTTATTattgatccgagcaagaaaaTTCGCCTGGCCATGATGTACCCCGCCTCCACGGGCCGAAACTCCGCTGAGGTCCTGCGGGTTATCGACTCCTTGCAGACCGGGGATAAGAAAGGTGTAACTACCCCGATTGACTGGAACGTTGGTGATGATGTTATCCTGCCTCCCTCTGTCAGTACTGCggatgccaagaagaagtttgGTGAAGTTCGGGAGGTCAAGCCTTACTTGCGCTATACCAAGATCTAA
- a CDS encoding Glycoside hydrolase family 3 has protein sequence MAPWAHLALVCLLTPHLLASPEPDESESTTNLHTRPIEGYKSPPYYPTPPGGWIPDWSEAYSRAHHLVSSMTLAEKVNLTTGTGFFMGPCVGQTGSVPRLGIPNLCLQDSPLRIRNSDHNTAFPPGTTVGATFNKDLMSERGVGLGEEARGKGVNVLLGPSVGALGRKPRGGRNWEGCRPTICGASV, from the coding sequence ATGGCTCCTTGGGCACATCTAGCGCTAGTCTGTCTTTTGACTCCACATCTCCTGGCTTCCCCAGAGCCAGACGAATCCGAATCTACTACTAATCTGCACACGAGACCAATCGAAGGCTATAAATCACCCCCCTACTATCCTACCCCTCCGGGAGGATGGATTCCAGATTGGAGTGAAGCATACTCCAGAGCGCATCATCTCGTTAGCAGTATGACACTGGCTGAGAAAGTTAATCTGACTACAGGCACAGGCTTCTTCATGGGACCCTGCGTTGGACAGACAGGTAGTGTGCCTCGCCTAGGTATTCCTAACCTGTGCCTCCAAGACAGCCCTCTGAGAATCCGCAACTCAGACCACAATACTGCCTTCCCACCTGGTACTACTGTGGGTGCAACATTCAATAAAGACCTCATGTCCGAGCGAGGTGTTGGGCTCGGCGAAGAGGCTCGTGGAAAGGGAGTCAACGTGCTCCTGGGACCATCCGTGGGGGCACTTGGACGCAAGCCACGCGGCGGAAGGAACTGGGAAGGCTGTCGCCCAACTATATGTGGAGCTTCCGTCTAA
- a CDS encoding MFS transporter, putative: MIALSLSMFIAALDQTIMATAIPTIAAYFHSSSGYTWIGGAYLLSSAASACIWAKLSDIWGRKPILLLAVGWFFLSSILCAASTSMEMLIAGRALQGVAGGGLLQLVTIIISDLFSVRHRSLYLGLMEVMWAFAGGVGPLLGGAFSQSVTWRWTYWINLPISGVTFVLLFFFLDVHNPQTKIMDGVRAIDWFGSLSVLGLTLMLLLGLDFGGETFAWKSPQVICLIVFGSLCSLLFVYSEKKLAKYPLMPMDIFTRFSNIATLLVAFAHGFVFIAGEYYIPLYLQSVHGSSPMGSGVLILPLVVMEAFSGMFTGAIIHRTGRYLELIWIGLVLMTIGNGLYIHLGVGSSVGEIVGYQIVSGLGAGFLFQTPIIAIQAKVSQEDTATATATIGFIRNMATAASIVIGGVVFQNSMGQKKSSLLASGMSTSMAAQMSGDSAAASIESIKFITDPEQLLAVREAFAWSLRNMWILYTCMSAVGVFFSAFILKTKLAKEHVETKTGLNVEKTPVVEQNAHSV, encoded by the exons ATGATAGCACTTTCA TTGTCGATGTTCATTGCCGCATTGGATCAAACGATCATGGCAACAGCGATCCCAACCATTGCAGCGTACTTCCACTCTTCTTCTGGGTATACGTGGATTGGCGGAGCATATCTTCTCAGCTCCGCCGCCAGCGCATGTATCTGGGCCAAGCTGTCGGACATCTGGGGACGGAAACCGATCTTGCTTTTGGCGGTTGGATGGTTTTTCCTCAGCTCCATTCTTTGTGCTGCTTCTACAAGCATGGAGATGTTGATCGCCGGTCGAGCCTTGCAGGGTGTCGCTGGTGGTGGTTTGCTCCAGCTCGTGACGATTATCATTTCGGATTTGTTCAGTGTCCG ACACCGCAGTCTATATCTCGGCCTAATGGAGGTCATGTGGGCGTTTGCTGGTGGGGTTGGACCCTTACTTGGCGGTGCATTCAGTCAGTCAGTCACTTGGAGATGGACTTATTGGATCAATCTACCGATCTCGGGAGTGACGTTCGtgctccttttctttttcttggatGTGCACAACCCACAGACGAAAATCATGGATGGCGTCCGCGCCATTGACTGGTTCGGCAGTCTCTCGGTTCTGGGTCTTACTCTCATGCTTTTACTGGGATTGGATTTCGGGGGCGAGACCTTCGCCTGGAAATCCCCCCAGGTCATCTGTCTGATTGTCTTTGGGTCTCTATGTTCTTTGCTGTTCGTCTACAGCGAGAAGAAACTAGCCAAATATCCCTTGATGCCGATGGACATCTTCACTCGATTCTCCAATATTGCTACCTTGCTCGTAGCGTTTGCACATGGTTTT GTCTTCATCGCCGGGGAATACTACATTCCTCTCTACCTACAATCCGTGCATGGCTCCTCGCCAATGGGCTCCGGTGTCCTCATTCTCCCGCTAGTCGTGATGGAAGCATTCTCCGGCATGTTCACTGGCGCAATCATCCATCGCACCGGTCGATACCTCGAACTCATCTGGATCGGCCTGGTCCTAATGACCATCGGAAATGGACTCTACATCCACCTCGGTGTGGGATCCTCCGTCGGCGAGATAGTCGGGTACCAGATTGTCAGCGGTCTCGGTGCCGGATTCCTCTTCCAAACACCTATCATCGCCATCCAGGCCAAGGTCTCCCAGGAAGATACCGCGACCGCAACGGCAACAATCGGGTTCATTCGCAACATGGCGACCGCAGCTTCTATTGTCATTGGCGGCGTCGTCTTCCAGAATAGTATGGGCCAGAAAAAGTCCAGCTTGTTGGCTTCCGGTATGTCGACTAGCATGGCGGCCCAGATGTCTGGAGATTCGGCTGCTGCGAGTATCGAGTCGATCAAATTCATTACCGATCCCGAGCAGTTGCTAGCTGTTCGGGAGGCTTTTGCTTGGAGTTTGAGAAATATGTGGATTCTTTATACATGCATGTCTGCTGTTGGAGTCTTTTTTTCGGCTTTTATTCTCAAGACTAAGTTGGCCAAGGAGCATGTTGAGACTAAGACGGGATTGAACGTTGAGAAGACGCCGGTCGTCGAGCAGAATGCACATAGCGTATAG
- a CDS encoding MFS transporter, putative, which translates to MNSLPFQKFLSSLFGLFQSLIKMGGISHPIYMLDRNEAETKRLNDQHRFLVELSNLIHPSIPRDLTAVADLGTGTGIWLQDVANLLPNKSVYLHGFDISSTQYPQRHEIPRSGQKPIPLTVHDALHPFPAEHRGRYDLVHIRLLTAGLKQADYTRVLANARALLKPNGWIQWEEVDHTAFCTDAVLEPAAITRLRECVIEAMLKLGLWPFAPQRVYDVIHTSGFTDVVRETYTTAGKKYLRPTAQIWVAGVMRALVPPSMVVIGQAEDTRQARGITEKLIGEFEAHCESATALVNFGVTVGRRAD; encoded by the exons ATGAATTCCCTTCCGTTTCAGAAATTTCTCTCCAGTCTGTTTGGGCTTTTCCAGAGCTTGATCAAGATGGGTGGTATCTCGCATCCAATTTACATGCTGGATCGAAACGAGGCGGAGACTAAACG TCTCAATGACCAGCATCGCTTTCTCGTCGAGCTCTCCAATCTCATTCATCCGTCAATTCCAAGAGACCTTACCGCAGTCGCTGATTTGGGCACGGGCACAGG CATTTGGCTCCAAGATGTTGCCAATCTCCTACCTAATAAGTCAGTGTACCTCCACGGCTTCGACATCTCTTCAACCCAATACCCACAACGCCACGAGATCCCACGATCTGGCCAAAAGCCAATTCCACTCACCGTTCACGACGCACTGCACCCCTTTCCAGCAGAGCACCGTGGCCGATATGACCTCGTTCACATCCGACTCTTAACAGCCGGCCTGAAACAAGCTGACTACACCAGAGTGCTCGCCAACGCGCGGGCTTTACTCA AACCAAACGGCTGGATCCAATGGGAAGAAGTCGACCACACAGCCTTCTGCACAGACGCGGTACTAGAGCCCGCAGCGATAACTCGACTGCGGGAATGTGTGATTGAAGCTATGCTGAAACTGGGTCTGTGGCCGTTCGCCCCCCAGCGTGTGTACGACGTGATTCATACATCTGGATTCACCGACGTCGTTCGTGAGACTTACACAACGGCTGGGAAGAAATATCTGCGACCTACTGCGCAGATATGGGTTGCGGGTGTGATGCGTGCGCTGGTGCCGCCTTCGATGGTTGTTATTGGTCAAGCTGAGGATACCAGGCAGGCGCGTGGGATTACTGAGAAGTTGATTGGCGAGTTTGAGGCTCATTGTGAGTCTGCTACGGCGCTGGTTAACTTTGGCGTTACGGTTGGTAGACGGGCGGATTGA
- a CDS encoding WD repeat protein, whose product MDLVESESISEEDQKSWDSDSRVDADALPNSDCGIGHRVLASRSVLALAVDEQCVFAGLQGGDIVAWSLETYDLVASVHAHKESVLGLYLSEDGNLLFSSGGDSVVNVWSTRTFERLYSIYSHHDVGDLFTVVYSSDNKTIYCGAQNTSIQWCDLSEEGLTLNQASSAHPSKRTHRFFDSRGPDGTRTSGSSDGALSDGGRVLSFKRDHHKLFAHHGYVYCMLLVKGLVETAPAEEALLTGAGDGVVKLWRLGQDPGAAPSQIAKLQNGDAVLSVAVEGPLLYCGLAGGALNIWNLDSQQLVKRITRHAGDLWAVHVIQGIAICGDSSGTVKKFNSRFEEVGGWVAHEGTMLASAAGRFKDRRIYATGGNDNSVGIWDLTEFFMTQEELPPISNDEMVNSLAKFVSFKTISASPKFAGECNQGAAFLRRHCNYLGAKTKLLTTGQDTNPIVFARFNATSPNKVDKTILFYGHYDVVGAETNRPKWRTDPYQLTSINGFLYGRGVSDNKGPILASLYAAADLARTKTLRCNVVFLIEGEEESGSQGFHETVREHKAQIGPIDWVLLANSYWLDDYNPCLTYGLRGVVHANLVVTSEHPDLHSGIDGSTLLDEPVKDIAMLLSTIVGRKGKINLPGFHDAVRPLTDAEQKRFEAIADVLLLQHPEIPNSQALIKSLMHRWREPALTVHSVEVPGSKNATTIARRAKATLSIRIVPDQHADEVAADLTAFAQEQFALLDSQNDLTVEITGKSDAWLGDPDNEIFATLSEAITAAWSPAQEDPKRHYPPIPQSSSTLPATKPKPRAGPLPELHRKDSDESLASHVERVITSTTTSSAGKEAARKRSTQTAATVPTSSTLTQATPTSSEESVALPIRATSAPDAKHPTTNGPAIASSAAKVKPMFIREGGSIPTIRFLEKEFSAPAANLPCGQASDNAHLDNERMRVENLYKSREIFRYVFANLVDKS is encoded by the exons ATGGATTTAGTCGAATCAGAAAGCATCTCTGAGGAGGATCAAAAAAGCTGGGACTCTGATTCTCGAGTTGATGCCGATGCCCTTCCAAATAGTGACTGCGGCATCGGCCACCGCGTGCTCGCCAGTCGCTCCGTTCTCGCTCTGGCGGTTGACGAACAGTGTGTTTTTGCTGGTCTGCAAGGAGGAGATATTGTT GCGTGGTCCCTTGAAACCTATGATCTCGTGGCATCCGTCCACGCACACAAAGAGAGTGTGTTAGGCCTCTATCTCTCTGAAGATGGAAACTTACTCTTTTCAAGCGGGGGTGACTCCGTGGTCAAT GTGTGGTCCACGCGAACATTTGAACGTCTCTACTCGATTTATTCACACCACGACGTGGGTGATCTATTTACAGTAGTGTATTCGTCGGACAACAAAACTATTTACTGTGGTGCGCAGAACACAAGTATCCAG TGGTGTGATCTCTCCGAGGAAGGGTTAACATTGAACCAAGCATCATCAGCCCATCCATCTAAACGGACACATCGCTTCTTTGATTCCCGAGGGCCGGACGGCACTCGTACTTCAGGATCATCGGATGGTGCCCTCTCTGACGGTGGTCGTGTGCTGAGCTTCAAGCGAGACCACCATAAGCTCTTCGCGCATCATGGCTATGTCTACTGTATGCTCCTAGTCAAAGGCCTGGTTGAGACCGCTCCTGCTGAGGAGGCTCTTTTGACTGGCGCGGGCGATGGTGTGGTGAAGTTATGGCGCCTAGGTCAAGATCCTGGCGCGGCTCCATCCCAAATTGCCAAGCTGCAGAATGGAGATGCTGTGTTGAGTGTTGCCGTTGAGGGACCACTACTATACTGTGGTTTGGCTGGCGGCGCCCTTAACATTTGGAATTTGGACTCTCAGCAGCTCGTTAAGCGGATAACTAGACACGCTGGGGATCTGTGGGCTGTGCATGTCATTCAGGGCATCGCTATCTGTGGTGACTCTAGTGGAACGGTCAAG AAATTTAACTCCCGATTCGAAGAGGTCGGTGGCTGGGTTGCTCACGAGGGCACTATGCTCGCCTCAGCTGCCGGACGGTTCAAGGATCGCCGGATCTATGCCACTGGTGGAAATGACAACTCAGTAGGTATCTGGGATTTGACCGAGTTCTTCATGACCCAAGAAGAGCTGCCTCCGATTAGTAACG ACGAAATGGTCAACAGTCTTGCAAAATTCGTCTCTTTCAAGACCATTTCGGCAAGTCCCAAATTCGCTGGCGAATGCAACCagggtgctgctttccttCGACGACACTGCAACTACCTCGGTGCCAAGACCAAGCTCCTCACTACTGGTCAAGACACCAACCCCATTGTTTTTGCTAGATTTAACGCTACCTCACCCAACAAGGTGGACAAGACTATCCTCTTCTATGGCCATTATGACGTTGTGGGTGCAGAGACGAACCGACCCAAGTGGAGGACAGATCCTTATCAGCTCACTTCCATCAACGGATTCCTGTACGGCCGTGGTGTCTCGGATAATAAAGGACCCATTCTGGCATCCCTGTATGCCGCGGCGGATCTTGCCCGGACGAAGACCTTGCGATGCAACGTTGTTTTCCTTATTGAGGGCGAAGAAGAGTCCGGATCTCAAGGGTTCCACGAGACAGTTCGCGAGCACAAGGCTCAGATTGGACCCATCGACTGGGTTCTACTAGCCAACAGTTATTGGCTTGATGACTATAACCCGTGCTTAACTTACGGGCTACGCGGTGTCGTGCATGCCAACTTGGTCGTTACAAGCGAACACCCTGACCTTCACAGTGGCATCGACGGTAGCACATTGCTGGACGAACCAGTTAAGGACATTGCTATGCTTCTGTCCACAATCGTGGGAAGAAAAGGCAAGATCAATCTGCCTGGATTCCACGATGCCGTCAGGCCTCTCACAGACGCCGAGCAGAAGCGATTCGAGGCTATTGCCGATGTATTACTTCTGCAGCACCCGGAGATCCCCAACAGCCAGGCGCTGATCAAGTCCCTGATGCATCGCTGGCGTGAACCCGCCTTGACTGTGCACTCGGTGGAGGTACCGGGAAGCAAGAACGCCACGACCATCGCACGCCGAGCCAAAGCAACCCTATCGATCCGTATCGTACCGGATCAGCACGCCGACGAAGTCGCAGCCGACCTCACCGCCTTTGCTCAAGAGCAATTTGCGCTGCTCGACTCACAAAACGACCTCACAGTCGAGATTACCGGTAAATCCGACGCCTGGCTCGGAGATCCAGATAACGAAATCTTTGCCACGTTATCAGAGGCAATCACCGCAGCGTGGTCTCCGGCTCAAGAGGATCCGAAACGCCACTATCCGCCCATCCCGCAATCCTCAAGTACTCTCCCAGCGACCAAGCCCAAACCCAGAGCGGGCCCACTCCCTGAACTCCACCGCAAAGACTCCGACGAAAGTCTGGCCTCGCACGTTGAGCGGGTAATCACATCGACAACGACCTCATCAGCGGGCAAGGAAGCCGCGCGCAAACGGTCCACGCAAACGGCCGCCACAGTGCCCACCTCCTCCACCCTCACACAAGCCACACCGACGTCGTCTGAGGAGTCAGTCGCCTTGCCAATTCGGGCCACGTCGGCTCCAGATGCCAAACATCCTACGACAAATGGACCAGCCATTGCATCCAGTGCCGCCAAAGTGAAACCGATGTTCATCCGTGAGGGCGGGTCCATCCCGACAATCCGGTTTTTGGAAAAGGAATTTTCGGCCCCGGCCGCTAACTTGCCTTGTGGACAGGCCAGTGACAACGCCCACTTGGATAACGAGCGTATGCGGGTGGAGAACTTGTATAAAAGCCGGGAGATTTTCCGGTATGTGTTTGCTAACTTGGTGGATAAGTCTTGA
- a CDS encoding mfs general substrate transporter has translation MAPLGQTIAVIDKSGQVVSTTRHLLGVFSHAKNVYREHKSAFQSERNAKIAEQQALQGLANYQIDDAPSVAASRRSRGTRSRHHSGRSHCASSAYDDEQTAVSWQDSPYEPPQTLARHHTNHDLSVPDHDARSSTTRFRTDAHIDMDLAYGDASHAALSRYSPPEPKDDQQQLDSLVNRAEWLLEEAHCMQQGATAAIAHLQKNPQAMAAVALTLAEISNLGSKMAPAALTTLKSAAPVVFALLASPQFLIAAGVGIGVTVVMFGGYKIIQKIRAGATGDEGKPAETEMELEAEMEEMIEFNTEDLSSVEMWRRGVADEQVYSVGTSVDGEFITPTAAAMSGIDVTTARARRDPRFKFDEDASVASSRRSRRSRTTLAPTHAPSERHEQRSKAPSEAPSGFFGRSSSRSKAPSKDPSRAPSRAPGRGPSRTSSKHSTHVSESEKRPKEKKKGPSRLRLMFTSSS, from the exons ATGGCGCCCTTAGGTCAAACAATTGCTGTGATTGACAAGTCTGGCCAAGTTGTGAGCACG ACCAGGCACCTATTGGGTGTTTTCAGCCACGCCAAAAACGTCTATCGTGAGCACAAGTCCGCCTTCCAATCAGAACGCAATGCAAAGATTGCGGAGCAACAAGCACTTCAAGGACTCGCCAACTATCAGATTGATGACGCGCCCTCAGTAGCCGCATCTCGACGAAGTCGTGGGACTCGATCTAGACACCACAGCGGCCGTAGTCATTGCGCTTCGTCTGCCTATGATGATGAGCAGACAGCTGTATCGTGGCAGGACTCTCCTTATGAGCCCCCGCAGACTCTCGCCCGCCATCATACCAATCACGATTTGTCGGTCCCAGATCATGACGCTCGCTCATCAACGACTCGGTTCAGAACCGATGCGCATATCGACATGGATCTTGCATATGGGGACGCCTCTCATGCAGCCTTGTCTCGATACAGTCCCCCAGAGCCGAAAGACGACCAACAACAGCTCGATAGTCTTGTCAACCGGGCAGAATGGCTCCTCGAGGAAGCACATTGTATGCAACAAGGTGCTACCGCCGCCATCGCCCATCTCCAGAAGAACCCACAAGCTATGGCCGCCGTCGCCTTGACTCTAGCGGAGATCAGCAACCTGGGAAGCAAGATGGCCCCTGCCGCATTAACCACGCTCAAGTCAGCCGCGCCTGTCGTCTTCGCTCTTCTCGCCAGTCCTCAATTCCTTATCGCTGCTGGAGTCGGCATAGGCGtgacggtggtcatgtttgGAGGTTATAAGATCATCCAAAAAATCAGAGCTGGCGCTACCGGAGACGAGGGAAAGCCCGCTGAAACGGAAATGGAACTGGAAGCAGAAATGGAAGAAATGATCGAGTTCAACACAGAAGATCTCAGCTCTGTTGAGATGTGGAGACGCGGTGTAGCTGATGAACAAGTCTACAGCGTTGGGACATCTGTTGATGGCGAATTCATCACACCCACCGCAGCGGCCATGTCAGGCATCGATGTGACGACTGCTCGTGCGCGACGGGATCCGCGTTTCAAATTCGATGAAGATGCCTCGGTCGCCTCGTCCCGTCGCTCCCGTCGTTCACGCACCACCCTGGCTCCGACACATGCACCGTCAGAGCGACACGAACAGAGATCAAAAGCCCCTTCAGAGGCGCCGAGTGGATTCTTCGGACGAAGCTCCTCCAGGTCCAAGGCGCCATCAAAGGACCCCAGCAGAGCGCCTAGTAGAGCACCAGGCAGAGGTCCTAGTCGCACCTCATCTAAACACAGCACCCATGTCTCCGAGTCCGAGAAACGGCCcaaggagaaaaagaaaggtcCCAGCCGCCTACGACTTATGTTTACCTCTTCCTCTTGA
- a CDS encoding Monooxygenase, FAD-binding, with protein MDVPKAKVPLEVIVVGAGIGGMAAALTLGRRGHHVTVLEAAPKLMEVGAGIQVSPNMLRLFDRWGVSDLIHAQDVVLEHIHVRRWDNSQLLGTMPVNKTFGQQVVIHRADLHNAIIDRALALPNVELRENSTVTAVQFFPASVDLANGEIIRGDVVIGADGIKSTIRNHLLEDSTIKAVATGDAAYRIMLPRHIMEKDPELKKLIDEPHATRWLGPSRHIIAYPVRRHELYNVVLLHPDSHGVEESWTTKGSKQAMVDNYDGWNSTVRKLLDLVDDNEVLEWKLCLHRPLRTWIRGSVALIGDACHPMLPYIAQGAAQAVEDAAALGVVLSAISSREEIPHALSIYERSRKKRAETVQQSGSENRVTLHLPDGSEQIARDAQFKASASGNNPDKWSDRRTQEFLWGWDAEKAALDTWNEHQGQIRANANL; from the exons ATGGATGTCCCAAAGGCAAAAGTACCTTTGGAGGTAATCGTTGTCGG TGCTG GCATCGGTGGTATGGCAGCCGCCCTCACACTAGGTCGTCGAGGACATCATGTCACTGTCCTTGAAGCTGCGCCGAAA CTCATGGAAGTGGGAGCCGGAATTCAAGTGTCCCCAAACATGTTGCGTCTATTTGACC GATGGGGCGTCTCGGACCTAATCCACGCCCAAGACGTGGTCCTAGAGCACATTCACGTCCGAAGATGGGACAACAGCCAACTTCTGGGTACAATGCCAGTAAACAAGACATTCGGGCAACAAGTCGTTATTCATCGCGCAGACCTGCACAATGCTATCATTGACAGGGCTCTAGCCCTGCCCAATGTTGAGCTGCGCGAGAACTCAACCGTCACAGCCGTGCAGTTCTTCCCAGCAAGTGTTGATCTAGCCAACGGCGAAATCATCCGTGGCGACGTGGTAATAGGTGCAGACGGTATCAAGTCAACTATTCGTAACCACCTGCTCGAAGACTCCACTATTAAAGCAGTTGCCACTGGCGATGCGGCGTACCGCATTATGCTACCCCGACACATTATGGAGAAGGATCCTgaattgaagaagctcattgACGAGCCGCATGCGACTCGTTGGCTTGGCCCTTCGCGCCATATTATCGCGTACCCTGTGCGCAGGCACGAGCTATACAATGTCGTCCTGCTTCATCCCGATAGCCATGGCGTTGAGGAGTCTTGGACCACGAAGGGTTCCAAGCAGGCTATGGTTGACAACTATGATGGGTGGAATAGCACTGTGCGGAAACTCCTTGATCTGGTCGATGACAATGAAGTCTTGGAGTGGAAGTTGTGTCTGCATCGTCCGCTGAGGACATGGATCCGGGGATCCGTTGCTCTGATCGGTGACGCGTGCCATCCTATGCT TCCATATATTGCCCAAGGTGCTGCTCAGGCTGTTGAAGATGCTGCGGCACTCGGTGTCGTCTTATCGGCCATCTCATCACGCGAAGAGATTCCGCATGCATTGAGTATTTATGAAAGGTCCCGGAAGAAGCGTGCTGAGACAGTGCAGCAATCTGGATCAGAGAATCGTGTTACATTGCATTTGCCCGATGGGTCTGAGCAAATTGCCCGGGACGCGCAGTTTAAGGCTTCGGCCAGCGGAAATAACCCCGACAAGTGGTCGGATCGTAGGACTCAAGAGTTTCTTTGGGGTTGGGACGCAGAGAAGGCGGCGTTGGATACATGGAATG AACATCAAGGACAGATCAGGGCCAATGCGAATCTATAG
- a CDS encoding Argininosuccinate synthase, producing MAQGKVCLAYSGGLDTSCILKYLIEEGYEVVCFMADVGQEEDFEAAREKALKIGALKCEIVDIRREFIEELCFPAIACNAVYENVYLLGTSLARPVIARAQIGVAQREGCFAVSHGCTGKGNDQVRFELAFYALQPDIKVIAPWRDPVFYERFKGRQDLLDYAEEKGIPVTSTKSKPWSMDENLAHCSYEAGILEDPDTTPPADMWKLTQDPLTAPDQPEDFTLYFEKGVPVKLEYTEAGKQKAVTDSVELFLTANAIARRHGVGRIDIVENRFIGIKSRGCYETPGLTCLRSAHLDLEGLVMDREVRALRDSFVTYNYSKLLYNGMYFSPEREFLESSITASQKSVNGQVRCRAYKGTVSILGRSSETEKLYDMSESSMDEIGDFSPAETTGFINVSAIRLKKYGQMKAAAGERL from the exons ATGGCACAGGGAAAG GTTTGCCTCGCCTACTCCGGCGGTCTCGATACCAGCTGTATCT TGAAGTATCTCATCGAGGAGGGCTATGAGGTCGTCTGTTTCA TGGCCGATGTTGGCCAGGAAG AGGACTTCGAGGCTGCCCGTGAGAAGGCCCTGAAGATTGGTGCTCTCAAGTGCGAGATTGTTGACATCCGCCGCGAGTTCATCGAGGAGCTTTGCTTCCCCGCAATTGCTTGCAACGCCGTCTACGAGAATGTCTACCTGCTCGGTACCTCGCTAGCTCGCCCCGTTATCGCTCGTGCCCAGATCGGTGTCGCCCAG CGCGAGGGCTGCTTCGCCGTCTCCCACGGCTGCACTGGAAAGGGTAACGACCAGGTCCGCTTCGAGCTTGCCTTCTACGCCCTCCAGCCTGACATTAAGGTCATTGCCCCGTGGCGCGACCCCGTCTTCTACGAGCGGTTCAAGGGCCGCCAGGACCTGCTCGACTACGCCGAGGAGAAGGGTATTCCCGTCACCTCTACCAAGTCTAAGCCCTGGTCTATGGATGAGAACCTTGCTCACTGCTCCTACGAGGCTGGCATCCTGGAGGACCCCGATACTACTCCTCCCGCCGACATGTGGAAGCTGACCCAGGACCCCCTGACCGCCCCCGATCAGCCCGAGGACTTCACTCTGTACTTCGAGAAGGGTGTCCCCGTCAAGCTTGAGTACACTGAGGCTGGCAAGCAGAAGGCTGTTACCGACTCCGTCGAGCTCTTCCTCACCGCTAACGCCATTGCCCGCCGTCACGGTGTTGGCCGTATCGACATCGTCGAGAACCGTTTCATCGGTATCAAGTCCCGCGGCTGCTACGAGACCCCTGGTCTCACCTGCTTGCGATCTGCCCATCT TGACCTTGAGGGTCTTGTCATGGACCGTGAAGTCCGCGCCCTCCGCGATTCTTTCGTAACCTACAACTACTCCAAG CTCCTGTACAACGGCATGTACTTCTCCCCCGAGCGCGAATTCCTCGAGTCTTCCATCACCGCCTCTCAAAAGTCCGTCAACGGCCAGGTTCGCTGCCGTGCTTACAAGGGCACCGTTTCCATCCTCGGTCGCTCCTCTGAGACTGAGAAGCTCTACGACATGAGCGAGTCCTCTATGGATGAGATTGGTGACTTCTCTCCAGCCGAGACCACTGGCTTTATCAACGTATCTGCCATTCGCCTCAAGAAGTACGGTCAGATGAAGGCCGCCGCTGGCGAGAGATTGTAA